In Streptomyces sp. NBC_01707, a genomic segment contains:
- the recN gene encoding DNA repair protein RecN: MRIRSLGVIDDAVVELSPGFTAVTGETGAGKTMVVTSLGLLLGGRADPALVRVGAKAAVVEGRITVSAGDTAAVRAEEAGAELDDGALLISRTVSAEGRSRAHLGGRSVPVGVLAELADELVAVHGQTDQQGLLKPARQRQALDRYAGDGVAVPHAKYAAAYRRLRAVVTELDELTTRARERAQEADLLRFGLGEIAGVEPLPGEDVDLAAEAERLGHAEALASAASLAHAALAGNPEDQEAVDATTVVAAAGRSLDAVRAHDPALAALADRIGEISILLADVAGELAGYADQLDADPLRLAAVEERRAALTGLTRKYGEDIAAVLAWAEDGAARLTELEGDDDRIGELTGERDALRAELSDLGQALTDARTAAAALFAEAVTAELASLAMPHARVSFDIRQTDAADEASGIEIGGRSVVYGPSGADEVELLLAPHPGAQPRPIAKGASGGELSRVMLAVEVVFAGSDPVPTYLFDEVDAGVGGKAAVEVGRRLAKLARSAQVVVVTHLPQVAAFADRQLLVEKTVDGSVTSSGVKVLEGEERVRELSRMLAGQEDSETARAHAEELLAAARADG; the protein is encoded by the coding sequence ATGCGGATACGGTCGCTCGGGGTCATCGACGACGCGGTGGTGGAGCTGTCACCCGGTTTCACCGCGGTGACGGGTGAGACCGGCGCGGGCAAGACCATGGTCGTCACCAGCCTGGGACTGCTGCTCGGCGGGCGCGCCGACCCCGCCCTGGTGAGGGTCGGCGCAAAAGCTGCTGTCGTCGAAGGGCGGATCACTGTGTCCGCCGGTGACACGGCCGCCGTGCGGGCCGAGGAGGCGGGGGCCGAACTCGACGACGGTGCGCTGCTGATCAGCCGTACCGTTTCCGCTGAGGGGCGCTCGCGCGCCCATCTCGGCGGCAGGTCCGTTCCGGTGGGCGTGCTCGCCGAACTCGCGGACGAACTCGTGGCCGTGCACGGCCAGACCGACCAGCAGGGGCTGCTCAAGCCCGCCCGGCAGCGGCAGGCCCTGGACCGGTACGCGGGTGACGGAGTCGCCGTGCCGCACGCCAAGTACGCGGCGGCGTACCGGCGGCTGCGGGCCGTGGTCACGGAGCTCGACGAGCTGACCACGCGGGCCCGCGAACGCGCCCAGGAAGCGGATCTGCTGCGCTTCGGGCTCGGTGAGATCGCCGGGGTCGAACCGCTCCCCGGCGAGGACGTCGACCTGGCAGCCGAAGCCGAGCGGCTCGGCCATGCCGAAGCGCTCGCGTCCGCCGCGTCCCTCGCGCACGCCGCGCTCGCGGGCAACCCGGAGGACCAGGAGGCCGTCGACGCGACGACCGTCGTCGCGGCCGCCGGACGGTCGCTGGACGCCGTCCGTGCCCACGACCCTGCGCTGGCCGCGCTCGCCGACCGGATCGGTGAGATCTCGATCCTGCTCGCCGACGTCGCGGGCGAACTGGCCGGATACGCCGATCAGCTGGACGCCGATCCGCTGCGGCTCGCCGCCGTCGAGGAGAGGCGCGCCGCGCTCACCGGCCTCACCCGCAAGTACGGCGAGGACATCGCCGCCGTGCTCGCCTGGGCCGAGGACGGGGCCGCCCGGCTCACCGAGCTGGAGGGCGACGACGACCGGATCGGCGAGCTGACCGGGGAACGGGACGCATTGCGGGCCGAACTCTCCGACCTCGGACAGGCGTTGACCGATGCGCGGACGGCGGCGGCGGCACTCTTCGCCGAAGCGGTGACCGCGGAACTGGCCTCGCTCGCCATGCCGCACGCCCGGGTCTCGTTCGACATCCGGCAGACCGACGCGGCGGACGAGGCGTCCGGCATCGAGATCGGCGGCCGCAGCGTCGTCTACGGTCCGTCCGGCGCCGACGAGGTCGAGCTGCTGCTGGCACCGCACCCCGGCGCCCAGCCCCGGCCGATCGCCAAGGGAGCTTCGGGCGGTGAGCTGTCCCGGGTGATGCTGGCCGTCGAGGTGGTCTTCGCGGGCTCCGACCCCGTACCCACGTATCTCTTCGACGAGGTCGACGCGGGTGTCGGCGGCAAGGCGGCCGTCGAGGTGGGGCGACGGCTGGCGAAGCTCGCCAGGTCGGCACAGGTGGTCGTCGTGACGCACCTGCCCCAGGTGGCGGCCTTCGCCGACCGCCAGCTGCTGGTCGAGAAGACGGTCGACGGCTCGGTGACCAGCAGTGGTGTCAAGGTCCTGGAGGGCGAGGAGCGGGTACGGGAACTGTCCCGGATGCTTGCGGGGCAGGAGGACTCCGAGACGGCCCGGGCGCACGCCGAGGAGCTGCTGGCCGCGGCTCGGGCGGACGGGTAG
- a CDS encoding FAD-binding oxidoreductase, producing the protein MTPRTTGISSGTDRALDGLRRDFTGAVLAPGDSAYDEARTVFNGMIDRRPAVVAQCASETDVARSVRFAREHGLEIAVRGGGHSVAGMSSTDGGLVVDLRRMNGVTVAPADQAARIGGGALIRDLDRATQAYGLATTGGRVSTTGVGGFVLGGGSGWLERSFGLACDNLVAAELVTADGSTVHASLDENPELFWALHGGGGNFGVVTSLTLNLYELPAMSYVMLLCRPEDGPEVMRAYRDLMASAPDGAGGAFLYFTAPPEDFVPKHVVSTLICAVLVTWTGPPGEAVDVARPALDIGHEAEVISDIRYAELQCMLDDPPGLRNYWSAEHLDSLPDEAVDLFCARAPDMPVPSNSQHVLFPMGGAVARGPADYPVPWRTAPWAVHPFGVWESPSDDERGKQWVRRLRADVRPWSSGAVYLNFIGREGEDRVVAGLGVENYARLAAVKAAYDPDNVFRLNHNVEPASVAR; encoded by the coding sequence ATGACGCCCCGCACCACCGGCATCAGCAGTGGGACGGACCGTGCTCTGGACGGTCTGCGCCGGGACTTCACCGGCGCGGTCCTCGCCCCCGGTGACTCCGCGTACGACGAGGCGCGCACGGTCTTCAACGGCATGATCGACCGGCGGCCCGCGGTGGTCGCCCAGTGCGCGTCGGAGACCGACGTGGCACGGTCCGTGCGGTTCGCCCGCGAGCACGGTCTGGAGATCGCGGTCCGTGGCGGCGGCCACAGCGTCGCGGGCATGTCGTCCACCGACGGCGGCCTGGTGGTCGACCTGCGCCGCATGAACGGCGTGACCGTCGCTCCGGCCGACCAGGCGGCACGTATCGGCGGTGGCGCCCTCATCAGGGACCTGGACCGGGCCACCCAGGCGTACGGCCTTGCGACCACCGGTGGCCGGGTCTCCACCACCGGCGTGGGCGGCTTCGTGCTCGGCGGCGGCTCCGGCTGGCTGGAGCGCAGCTTCGGCCTGGCCTGCGACAACCTGGTGGCCGCCGAACTGGTGACGGCGGACGGCAGCACCGTCCACGCGAGCCTCGACGAGAATCCCGAGCTCTTCTGGGCCCTGCACGGCGGCGGCGGAAACTTCGGCGTCGTCACCTCCCTCACACTGAATCTGTACGAGCTGCCCGCCATGTCCTACGTGATGCTGCTGTGCCGCCCCGAGGACGGGCCCGAAGTCATGCGCGCCTACCGGGACTTGATGGCCTCCGCGCCGGACGGGGCGGGCGGTGCGTTCCTCTACTTCACCGCACCGCCGGAGGACTTCGTACCGAAGCACGTGGTCTCCACGCTCATCTGCGCGGTCCTGGTCACCTGGACGGGTCCTCCGGGCGAGGCCGTCGACGTGGCCCGGCCGGCCCTCGACATCGGCCACGAGGCGGAGGTGATCTCCGACATCCGTTACGCGGAGCTGCAGTGCATGCTCGACGATCCGCCGGGACTGCGGAACTACTGGTCCGCCGAGCATCTCGACAGTCTCCCCGACGAGGCGGTCGATCTGTTCTGCGCCCGCGCCCCCGACATGCCGGTCCCCTCCAACTCGCAGCACGTCCTCTTCCCGATGGGCGGCGCGGTGGCCCGGGGCCCCGCCGACTACCCGGTGCCGTGGCGCACCGCCCCCTGGGCGGTACACCCCTTCGGCGTCTGGGAGAGCCCGTCCGACGACGAGCGCGGCAAGCAGTGGGTGCGCCGGTTGCGCGCCGACGTCCGCCCCTGGTCCAGCGGCGCCGTCTACCTCAACTTCATCGGGCGCGAGGGCGAGGACCGGGTCGTCGCCGGACTCGGCGTCGAGAACTACGCCCGCCTCGCCGCGGTCAAGGCCGCGTACGACCCCGACAATGTGTTCCGCCTCAACCACAATGTCGAGCCCGCCTCCGTCGCCCGATGA
- a CDS encoding NAD kinase, which translates to MTTNAARTVFLLAHTGRPAAIRSAELVVQGLLRSGLGVRVLAAEAADLPLPPSVETVEDATPGAVDGCELLVVLGGDGTLLRGAEISRASGVPMLGVNLGRVGFLAEAERDDLDKVVDRVVTRAYAVEERMTIDVLVHSNGDIVHTDWALNEAAVQKVSPERMLEVVLEIDGRPVTGFGCDGIVCATPTGSTAYAFSAGGPVVWPEVEALLMVPISAHALFAKPLVTSPTSVLAVEVQPHTPHGVLWCDGRRTVELPAGARVEVRRGTVPVRLARLHHASFTDRLVAKFALPVSGWRGAPH; encoded by the coding sequence TTGACGACGAATGCGGCACGAACTGTCTTTCTTTTGGCACACACCGGCAGGCCGGCCGCGATCCGCAGCGCCGAGCTCGTCGTACAAGGGCTGCTGCGCAGTGGACTCGGTGTGAGGGTCCTTGCCGCGGAGGCCGCCGATCTGCCGCTCCCACCGTCCGTGGAGACGGTCGAGGACGCCACACCCGGAGCCGTGGACGGCTGTGAGCTGCTGGTCGTGCTCGGCGGCGACGGCACGCTGCTGCGAGGCGCGGAGATCTCCCGGGCCTCCGGGGTGCCGATGCTCGGCGTCAACCTCGGCCGGGTCGGCTTCCTCGCCGAGGCCGAGCGCGACGACCTGGACAAGGTGGTCGACCGGGTCGTCACCCGCGCGTACGCGGTCGAGGAGCGCATGACGATCGATGTCCTGGTGCACAGCAACGGCGACATCGTCCACACCGACTGGGCGCTCAACGAAGCGGCCGTGCAGAAGGTGTCGCCCGAGCGGATGCTCGAAGTCGTCCTGGAGATCGACGGCCGGCCGGTCACCGGATTCGGCTGCGACGGGATCGTCTGTGCGACGCCGACCGGGTCGACGGCGTACGCGTTCTCGGCCGGCGGACCGGTGGTGTGGCCGGAGGTCGAGGCGCTGCTGATGGTACCGATCAGCGCCCATGCCCTGTTCGCCAAGCCGCTGGTGACGTCGCCGACCTCGGTGCTGGCCGTCGAGGTCCAGCCGCACACGCCGCACGGGGTGCTGTGGTGCGACGGACGCAGGACCGTGGAGCTGCCGGCCGGAGCGCGCGTCGAGGTGCGGCGCGGCACGGTGCCCGTACGGCTGGCTCGGCTGCACCACGCCTCGTTCACGGACCGGCTGGTGGCGAAGTTCGCGCTGCCGGTCTCGGGGTGGCGGGGCGCCCCCCACTGA
- a CDS encoding PucR family transcriptional regulator, with protein MENQGGITVQRALELPGLRSGLPEVVAGADRLGRTVRWVHAGEVPNIASLLKGGELLLTTGLGLGTRPAEQRAFVRRLADRGIAAVVVELGPRFNRLPASIVDAARAAGLPLVQLHREVPFVTVTEEIHTEIVNGHYALLRQAEDVHRRCTEALLGGGGIPQVLGILADFNANPVFLETPDGQLLYAAGPGSGPVSADPLQIWDGMRGGRAARETPPTGAVLVDVPGGGPGTGAVRARLVLLAVSGPLVTVHRMAAERAAGILAVVLMQARQEEELAARGRGDFLTDLAEGRITPEDAPAQARVLGFRPGEAPLLPVVMRLAPELSPSGNWALLARAVLEELSSVGVPVLLGVRPVEGRVPLLLGLRSETERTAVADRVAAALRAGVERAGLERAGSHPPVVVVGVAGGWAAAGAGLRHAAETATAAQGLDDRPWYDARRLDIDLLLWRLRNHPDLAAFVDRAIGPLRDHDRTSRPPLLPTLESYLAHAGRKAETARDLHLNRQTLYNRLARIGELLGTDLDDPQTVLALSLALRARRHAAPGPSGS; from the coding sequence GTGGAGAACCAAGGCGGCATCACCGTGCAGCGCGCCCTCGAGCTGCCGGGGCTGCGCAGCGGGCTCCCCGAGGTGGTGGCGGGCGCGGACCGGCTGGGCCGCACGGTGCGCTGGGTGCACGCGGGCGAGGTCCCGAACATCGCCTCGCTGCTCAAAGGCGGTGAACTGCTGCTCACCACCGGCCTGGGGCTCGGCACCCGGCCCGCCGAGCAGCGCGCCTTCGTGCGCAGGCTCGCCGACCGGGGCATCGCCGCCGTGGTGGTGGAGCTCGGGCCGCGGTTCAACAGGCTGCCCGCCTCGATCGTGGACGCCGCGCGGGCCGCCGGCCTCCCACTCGTACAGCTTCACCGCGAGGTGCCGTTCGTGACGGTCACCGAGGAGATCCACACCGAGATCGTCAACGGTCACTACGCACTGCTGCGGCAGGCCGAGGACGTGCACCGGCGGTGTACGGAGGCGCTGCTCGGCGGCGGCGGGATCCCGCAGGTGCTCGGCATCCTGGCGGACTTCAACGCCAACCCGGTCTTCCTGGAGACGCCGGACGGTCAGCTGCTGTACGCGGCGGGCCCCGGCTCCGGCCCGGTCTCCGCCGATCCGCTCCAGATCTGGGACGGGATGCGCGGTGGCCGGGCGGCCCGCGAGACACCGCCCACGGGCGCGGTACTGGTGGATGTGCCCGGCGGCGGCCCCGGAACCGGTGCGGTACGGGCCAGGCTGGTCCTGCTCGCCGTGTCCGGGCCGCTGGTGACCGTGCACCGGATGGCTGCCGAGCGGGCGGCCGGCATTCTCGCCGTGGTGCTGATGCAGGCCCGCCAGGAGGAGGAACTCGCCGCCCGCGGCCGCGGCGACTTCCTGACGGACCTCGCGGAGGGCCGGATCACGCCGGAGGACGCGCCCGCGCAGGCGCGCGTACTGGGCTTCAGGCCCGGCGAGGCGCCGTTGCTGCCCGTGGTGATGCGACTGGCCCCCGAGCTGTCCCCGTCGGGCAACTGGGCGCTCCTGGCGCGCGCGGTCCTGGAGGAACTGTCATCGGTGGGGGTGCCGGTACTGCTCGGCGTAAGGCCCGTGGAGGGCCGGGTTCCGCTGCTGCTCGGGCTACGGTCCGAGACGGAGCGCACGGCGGTGGCCGACCGGGTGGCGGCCGCGTTGCGGGCAGGCGTCGAACGGGCCGGTCTGGAACGGGCCGGCTCACATCCGCCGGTCGTGGTGGTCGGGGTCGCGGGTGGCTGGGCGGCCGCCGGAGCGGGACTGCGACACGCCGCGGAGACGGCGACCGCCGCGCAGGGCCTCGACGACCGGCCCTGGTACGACGCCCGGCGGCTCGACATCGACCTGCTGCTGTGGCGGCTGCGGAACCACCCGGACCTGGCGGCCTTCGTGGACCGGGCGATCGGCCCGCTGCGCGACCACGACCGCACGTCGCGCCCACCGCTGCTGCCCACCCTGGAGTCGTATCTCGCCCACGCGGGCCGCAAGGCGGAGACGGCACGCGACCTGCACCTGAACCGCCAGACGCTCTACAACCGTCTGGCCCGCATCGGCGAACTGCTCGGCACGGACCTGGACGACCCCCAGACGGTCCTCGCCCTGAGCCTGGCCCTGAGAGCCCGCCGCCACGCCGCACCGGGCCCGTCCGGCAGTTGA
- a CDS encoding glycosyltransferase family 4 protein, translated as MSQLRTVQVLGGGSAGSSAHVGSLAAGLVARGVQVTVCAPAELDRAYDFSGTGARFVPVPRRSDPAAVAALRAGCAGADVVHAHGLHAAVRAGLALGGRRTPLVLTWHTRAYAEGARSRLLHLLERRAARAAAVVLGTSSDLVDRARHRGARDARLAPVAVAPRSPALLHGGKVRAELGSVGRPLLISVGSLVPHRGYDTLLDAARMWRQLDPVPLLVIAGEGRERSALQRRIRNEDLPARLVGSRDDIAELLAAADLAVLPSRWEARSVPAQEALRLGVPLVATAVGGVPELVGDAAELVPYGNAEALARVVARLLGDPAARERMAAAGRVQAASWPTEDDTIAQVLSVYDELTQPLATRGR; from the coding sequence GTGTCACAGCTGCGTACGGTCCAAGTCCTGGGCGGCGGCAGTGCCGGCAGCAGCGCTCACGTCGGCTCGCTGGCCGCAGGGCTGGTGGCGAGAGGGGTGCAGGTCACCGTCTGCGCCCCGGCCGAACTGGACCGCGCCTACGACTTCTCCGGCACCGGGGCCCGCTTCGTCCCCGTACCGCGACGCAGTGACCCGGCCGCCGTCGCCGCGCTGCGGGCGGGATGCGCGGGGGCGGACGTGGTCCATGCGCACGGGCTGCACGCCGCCGTACGGGCCGGTCTTGCGCTCGGTGGACGGCGCACACCGCTGGTCCTGACCTGGCACACCCGGGCGTATGCCGAAGGTGCCCGCAGCCGGTTGCTCCACCTGCTGGAGCGAAGGGCCGCCCGGGCTGCGGCCGTTGTGCTCGGTACGTCGTCGGATCTGGTCGACCGGGCGCGGCACCGAGGTGCGCGTGACGCCCGTCTCGCTCCGGTCGCCGTTGCGCCGCGCAGTCCGGCTCTGCTCCACGGTGGCAAGGTGCGCGCAGAACTCGGTTCTGTGGGGCGGCCGTTACTGATCTCGGTCGGCAGTCTCGTACCGCATCGCGGGTACGACACGCTGCTCGACGCGGCCCGGATGTGGCGCCAACTCGACCCGGTACCCCTGCTGGTCATCGCGGGGGAGGGGCGGGAGCGGAGCGCTCTGCAGCGGCGGATCCGGAACGAGGATCTGCCCGCCAGGCTGGTCGGCAGCCGGGACGACATCGCGGAACTCCTCGCCGCCGCGGATCTGGCCGTGCTGCCGAGCCGCTGGGAGGCGCGGTCGGTGCCGGCGCAGGAGGCGCTGCGGCTGGGGGTGCCGCTGGTTGCCACCGCGGTGGGCGGAGTGCCCGAACTCGTGGGGGACGCGGCGGAACTTGTGCCGTACGGGAACGCGGAGGCGCTGGCGCGGGTGGTCGCGCGGCTGCTCGGAGATCCGGCGGCGCGGGAGCGGATGGCTGCTGCGGGGCGGGTGCAGGCGGCGAGTTGGCCCACGGAGGACGACACGATCGCGCAAGTGCTGAGTGTCTACGACGAGTTGACCCAGCCGTTGGCGACGCGGGGGAGGTGA
- a CDS encoding glycoside hydrolase family 15 protein has translation MAGRIEDYALIGDMQTAALVCRDGTADWLCLPRFDSHAVFAGLLGTEEHGFWRLGPAHAEGSEPPVADRRRYRGDSLILESEWDTPRGTVRVTDFMPPRDSAPQLIRIVEGISGRVSMRSELRMRFSYGRVIPWVHRVDGRTVAVAGPDSVWLDTPADTFGENLTTYSDFTVAPGDRIEFTISWQPSHREPPALPDPAGALEATEDFWREWVEQCTYHGPYREAVVRSLITLKALTYAPTGGIVAAPTTSLPEDIGGSRNWDYRYTWLRDAAITLSSLLRTGYREEARAWREWLLRAVAGDPENLQIMYGIAGERELGEAELDWLPGYENSGPVRVGNGAANQLQLDVYGEITEALHLAHMTGLTRNDYAMGLQLKLIEYLENHWDEPDEGIWEVRGPRRHFVHSKVMAWVAVDRTIKLIESGDTDGPLERWRELRDDIHRDVCENGYDKERNTFTQSYGSKELDASLLLIPQMGFLPPDDKRVIGTIEAIQRELSTEDGFVLRYPTTGETAGVDGLEGDEGAFLACSFWLADDLAMIGRVDEARQLFERLLSLRNDLGLLAEEWDSRLQRQVGNFPQAFSHVPLIDTALRLTASGAYVG, from the coding sequence GTGGCCGGGCGCATCGAGGATTACGCACTCATCGGAGACATGCAGACCGCCGCACTGGTCTGCCGGGACGGAACGGCGGACTGGCTGTGCCTGCCCCGCTTCGACTCGCATGCCGTCTTCGCGGGACTGCTGGGTACCGAGGAGCACGGCTTCTGGCGCCTGGGCCCCGCGCACGCGGAAGGGTCCGAACCACCCGTCGCGGACCGGCGGCGTTATCGCGGCGACTCCCTGATCCTGGAATCGGAGTGGGACACGCCGCGCGGCACGGTCCGGGTGACCGATTTCATGCCCCCACGTGACAGCGCACCGCAGCTGATCCGGATCGTGGAAGGGATCAGCGGCCGGGTGTCGATGCGCTCCGAGCTGCGGATGCGGTTCAGCTACGGGCGGGTGATCCCGTGGGTGCACCGGGTCGACGGCCGTACGGTCGCGGTGGCCGGCCCGGACTCCGTCTGGCTTGACACGCCCGCCGACACGTTCGGCGAGAACCTGACGACGTACTCCGACTTCACCGTCGCACCGGGCGACCGGATCGAGTTCACCATCAGCTGGCAGCCCTCGCACCGGGAGCCGCCCGCGCTGCCGGACCCCGCGGGCGCACTGGAGGCGACCGAGGACTTCTGGCGCGAGTGGGTCGAGCAGTGCACGTACCACGGCCCCTATCGGGAGGCGGTGGTCCGCTCGCTGATCACGCTGAAGGCCCTGACGTATGCCCCGACCGGCGGCATCGTCGCCGCGCCGACCACCTCGCTCCCGGAGGACATCGGCGGCTCGCGCAACTGGGACTACCGCTACACCTGGCTGCGTGACGCCGCGATCACCCTCTCCTCCCTGCTGCGCACCGGCTACCGCGAGGAGGCCCGCGCCTGGCGTGAGTGGCTGCTGCGGGCGGTCGCGGGTGACCCGGAGAACCTGCAGATCATGTACGGCATCGCGGGCGAGCGCGAGCTGGGCGAGGCCGAGCTGGACTGGCTGCCCGGTTACGAGAACTCCGGCCCGGTCCGGGTCGGCAACGGCGCGGCGAACCAGCTGCAGCTCGATGTGTACGGCGAGATCACCGAGGCACTGCATCTCGCACACATGACGGGCCTGACCCGCAACGACTACGCGATGGGGCTCCAGCTCAAGCTGATCGAGTATCTGGAGAACCACTGGGACGAGCCGGACGAGGGCATCTGGGAGGTGCGCGGACCGCGCCGCCACTTCGTCCACTCCAAGGTGATGGCCTGGGTCGCCGTCGACCGCACCATCAAGCTGATCGAGTCCGGGGACACCGACGGGCCGTTGGAGCGGTGGCGCGAGCTGCGCGACGACATCCACCGCGATGTCTGCGAGAACGGCTACGACAAGGAACGGAACACCTTCACCCAGTCCTACGGGTCGAAGGAGCTGGACGCATCGCTGCTGCTGATCCCGCAGATGGGCTTCCTGCCGCCGGACGACAAGCGGGTGATCGGCACGATCGAGGCGATCCAGCGGGAGCTGTCCACGGAGGACGGGTTCGTGCTGCGCTACCCCACCACGGGCGAGACCGCGGGCGTCGACGGCCTGGAGGGCGACGAGGGCGCGTTCCTGGCGTGCTCGTTCTGGCTGGCGGACGACCTGGCGATGATCGGCCGGGTCGACGAGGCACGCCAGCTGTTCGAGCGTCTGCTGTCGCTGCGCAACGATCTGGGGCTGCTGGCGGAGGAGTGGGATTCGCGGCTGCAGCGTCAGGTGGGGAACTTCCCGCAGGCCTTCAGCCACGTCCCCCTGATCGACACGGCGCTGCGGCTGACCGCGAGCGGGGCCTACGTCGGCTGA
- a CDS encoding TlyA family RNA methyltransferase, with the protein MAGVARRRLDAELVRRNLARSREHASQLIAAGRVTVGGNTATKPATQVETSAAVVVIKDDSDPEYVSRGGHKLAGALAAFVPLGLKTEGRRALDAGASTGGFTDVLLRAGVGHVVAVDVGYGQLAWSLQSDERVTVKDRTNVRELTLEAIDGKAVDLVVGDLSFIPLGLVLPALARCAAPDADLVLMVKPQFEVGKERLGSGGVVRSPELRAEAVREVARRAWALGLGVRGVTASPLPGPSGNVEYFLWLRAGAPELDPADVDRAVAEGPR; encoded by the coding sequence GTGGCAGGAGTGGCACGTCGCCGCCTCGACGCCGAGCTGGTACGCCGTAATCTCGCCCGCTCTCGCGAGCACGCGAGCCAGCTGATCGCCGCAGGGCGGGTGACCGTCGGCGGCAACACCGCGACCAAACCCGCCACCCAGGTCGAGACCAGCGCCGCGGTCGTCGTCATCAAGGACGACAGCGACCCCGAGTACGTCTCGCGCGGCGGGCACAAGCTCGCGGGCGCCCTCGCCGCCTTCGTACCCCTCGGGCTCAAGACCGAGGGGCGGCGGGCGCTGGACGCCGGGGCGTCGACCGGCGGCTTCACCGACGTACTGCTGCGGGCCGGAGTCGGCCATGTCGTCGCCGTCGACGTCGGCTACGGGCAGCTCGCCTGGTCGCTGCAGTCCGATGAACGCGTCACCGTCAAGGACCGTACCAACGTGCGGGAACTGACGCTGGAGGCGATCGACGGGAAGGCGGTGGACCTGGTGGTCGGCGATCTGTCGTTCATCCCGCTGGGGCTCGTACTGCCCGCTCTGGCGCGCTGCGCCGCCCCCGACGCGGACCTGGTGCTGATGGTCAAGCCGCAGTTCGAGGTCGGCAAGGAGCGGCTCGGCAGCGGTGGTGTGGTGCGCAGCCCGGAGCTGCGGGCCGAAGCGGTACGGGAGGTGGCGCGCCGGGCCTGGGCGCTGGGGCTCGGTGTGCGCGGGGTGACCGCGAGCCCGCTGCCCGGGCCTTCCGGCAACGTCGAGTACTTTCTGTGGCTGCGGGCCGGAGCACCGGAACTGGATCCCGCGGATGTCGACCGTGCAGTGGCGGAGGGGCCTCGTTGA
- a CDS encoding SCP2 sterol-binding domain-containing protein, with the protein MATMAECRSALDRLSDNLTTAEGDVRSATALDRSLSCHIKDLAITFTGRLKDGRIEVLDTIEGPPVEKAEIRLTMTGDDLVAMVNGELNFARAWGSGRVRLEAGFRDLLRLRTLL; encoded by the coding sequence ATGGCGACCATGGCGGAGTGCCGCAGCGCACTCGACAGACTTTCCGACAACCTCACGACGGCCGAGGGCGACGTGCGCAGCGCGACCGCCCTGGACCGCTCGCTGAGCTGTCACATCAAGGACCTCGCGATCACCTTCACCGGCCGTCTCAAGGACGGCCGGATCGAGGTGCTGGACACGATCGAGGGCCCACCGGTGGAGAAGGCCGAGATCCGTCTCACGATGACCGGCGACGACCTGGTGGCCATGGTGAACGGCGAGCTGAACTTCGCCCGCGCCTGGGGCTCGGGAAGAGTTCGCCTGGAAGCAGGCTTCCGAGACCTTCTGCGCCTCAGAACGCTGCTGTAG